In Streptomyces rapamycinicus NRRL 5491, the genomic stretch CAGCGATCTGGAGTTCGTGCAGTTCCATCCCACGGTGCTGTGGCTGGGCCCGGAGGCGGAGGGTCAGCAGCCGCTGGTCTCGGAGGCGGTGCGCGGCGAGGGCGCCCACCTCGTGGACGCCGACGGGGTGCGGTTCATGTGCGGGCAGCACGAGCTGGCCGAGCTGGCGCCCCGTGACATCGTCGCCAAGGGCATCATGCGGCGGATGCGGGAGCGCGGCGCCGAGCACATGTACCTGGACGCCCGCCACTTCGGGGCCGAGATGTGGGAGCGGCGCTTCCCGACCATCCTCGCCGCCTGCCGCGCCCACGGTATCGACCCGGTGACCGAACCCATCCCGGTCGCCCCGGCCGCGCACTACGCGAGCGGCGGGGTCCGCACCGATCTCCGCGGCCGCACCACCGTTCCCGGTCTCTACGCCTGCGGGGAGGTCGCCTGCACCGGCGTCCACGGCGCCAACCGGCTGGCCTCCAACTCCCTTCTGGAGGGCCTGGTCTTCGCGGAGCGCATCGCGGAGGACATCACCGCCGGGGCGGAGTTCGCCGGGTCCGTGGGACGCGAGCGGCCCGCGGGGCAGACCGGGCCATCGGCTCCCGCCGCCTCTCCCGCCGCTTCCGGTGACACGCCGCTGCTCGCCTCCGAGGCCCGCTACGAGATCCAGCACATCATGACCAACGGTGCCGGGGTGCTCCGCTCGGCCGAGAGCCTGGCCCGTGCCGCCGACCGGCTGGAGCGCGTCCAGGACGACGCCGTGGCGCAGCTGCGGCGGGACGGCAAGACGGCCGAGCCCGGGGTCGAGACCTGGGAGGCCACCAACCTCCATCTCGTCGCCCGGGTCCTGGTGGCCGCCGCGCTCCGCCGCGAGGAGACCCGCGGCTGCCACTGGCGCGAGGACCGCCCCGAGCGGGACGCCGCCTGGCGCCGTCATCTGCTGGTCACCCTCCGTCCGGACGGCTCCCTCGAGGTCCGCTCCACGGACTCCGAAGCGTTTCCCCCATCGACCACCCCCCGAGCCGAGACGGAGTCCCGCCCGTGAGCAGCAGCACTTCCGAAGACCGTCAGCCATCCGTGTCCCTGCCGCTGCTCCAGATCGGCGGCCCAGGCGACGGGGGCGGCTGCGGCGACGCCTGCGGCTGCGGCGGTGACGACGGTGAACTCGACCCGATGGAGTGCGGTCTGGACCCCGACCTCGCCGAGCTGCTGATCCGCGCGGGACTCGACCCCATCCAGGTCGAGGACATCGCCCATATGGCCATCGAGGAGGACCTCGACCAGGGCGTGGACGTCACCACCGTGGCCACCGTCCCCGAGGACGCCTTCGCCACCGGCGACTTCACGGCCCGTGAGGCGGGCACCGTCGCGGGGCTGCGGATCGCCGAGGCGATCCTGTCCGTGGTCTGCACGGACGAGTTCGAGGTCGAGCGGCATGTGGAGGACGGCGACCGGGTGGAGCCCGGCCAGAGGCTGCTCACCGTCCGCACCCGCACCCGCGACCTGCTCACCGGCGAGCGCAGCGCGCTCAACCTGCTGTGCCGGCTCTCCGGTATCGCGACCGCGACCCGTGCGTGGGCCGACGCCCTGGAGGGGACGGAGACCAGGGTCCGTGACACCCGTAAGACCACACCGGGGCTGCGCGCCCTGGAGAAGTACGCGGTGCGCTGCGGCGGCGGGGTCAACCACCGGATGTCGCTCTCGGACGCCGCGCTGGTCAAGGACAACCACGTGATCGCGGCGGGCGGTGTCGCGGACGCGTTCGGCGCCGTACGGGCCGAGTTCCCGGATATGCCGATCGAGGTGGAGGTCGACACCCTGGAGCAGATCCCGCCGGTCCTGGCGGCGGGCGCGGACCTCGTGCTGCTGGACAACTTCACCCCGGAGCGGACCCGCGAGGCCGTCGAGCTGGTCGCCGGGCGCGCCGCGCTGGAGTCCTCGGGGCGGCTGACGCTCGCGAGCGCCCGTACGTACGCCGAGGCGGGCGTCGACTATCTGGCGGTCGGCGCGCTCACCCACTCCTCCCCGATCCTGGACATCGGCCTGGACCTGCGCGAGGCCGAGGAGAAGTAAGCGATGCTCCCGACCATCGACGTGGGCCCGCCCGTCGTCCCACCCACCACCCCAGGGCTCGCCCTCGGCCGTGAGCCCGACCGGAAGCGGTGCCGCCCATGCTCCTGACCATCGACGTGGGAAACACGCACACCGTGCTCGGCCTCTTCGACGGCGACGAGATCGTCGAGCACTGGCGGATCTCCACCGACGCCCGCCGCACCGCCGATGAACTCGCCGTCCTGCTGCAGGGCCTGATGGGCATGCACCCGCTGCTCGGCGAGGAGCTGGGCGACGGGATCGCGGGCATCTCCATCTGCTCCACCGTCCCCTCCGTCCTCCATGAGCTGCGCGAGGTGACCCGCCGCTACTACGGCGACGTGCCGTCCGTCCTGGTCGAGCCGGGCGTGAAGACCGGTGTGCCGATCCTGGTGGACAACCCCAAGGAGGTCGGCGCCGACCGGATCATCAACGCGCTGGCCGCCGTCGAGCTGTACGAGGGCCCCTGCGTGGTGGTCGACTTCGGCACCGCGACGACCTTCGACGCGGTCAGCGCGCGCGGGGAGTACGTGGGCGGGGTGATCGCGCCGGGCATCGAGATCTCGGTCGAGGCGCTGGGCGTACGCGGGGCGCAATTGCGCAAGATCGAGCTGGCCCGCCCGCGCAGCGTGATCGGGAAGAACACGGTCGAGGCCATGCAGTCCGGCATCCTCTACGGCTTCGCGGGCCAGGTGGACGGAATCGTCCGCCGTATGGCGCGCGAGCTCGCCCAGGACCCGGAGGACGTCACCGTGATCGCCACCGGTGGGCTGGCGCCCATGGTGCTAGGAGAATCCTCAGTGATCGATGAGCATGAGCCCTGGTTGACCCTGATCGGCCTCAGACTGGTCTACGAGCGGAACGTCTCGCGCGGCTGAGCACCGGCGATCAGCTCTTCACCTGCTCTTCACCCCGGTGCTCGACCGCATTGACGGCATTCCGAAACGAATTCCCGCACTGGGGATTCGTCCTGCGCAACTGATCGCTCTTCGCCAATGGGGCAAGGGGCGGTCAAGGGAAAGACGGCACATCGAATTCCGTATTGACAAGCGGAACGGCCGTCGACCATGTACACCGGCACCCGGATGCGACGGTCCGCCCCCGGGTGCCGGGTCCGGACGGGACCGCCTCGGCGCGGTCCCGTCCGGCGCTTCCCCCGTATGGCCGCTCGGCGTCCGCAACGCGCCGCACCGTCCGACGCTCAGCGAAATTTGTCCGCTTAGCACTTAAAGTCGCCCCATGCCCACGCCATATGGATCCCGCGGCGGAATGGCGTTCAGTGCGGATGAGCTGCGTGTGCTCCGACGCGCCCTCGCCATCGCCCTCCAACCCGACCCCGTCACCCCCTCTGCCGGCCCCCTCGGCCCGGACCGGGCGGAGGAGGTCCAGGACTGTCTCCGGCTCGCCGAGGCCGTGGACGAAGCGGTCCGCGAGGGCGGGCGGCTGCGAGCGTTCCTGCTCGACGAGCTCGCCCGCTACCGCGCCGCCCTGCCCGGCGCCACCGTCGGCTATCTCGAGCAGCTCCAGGGCGCTCTCGCGGCCGGTTACGAGCCGCTGGCCGAGGATCTGGCCGCGCTCCGCGCGCTGTGCGGGTCGGCCGCCGGGGGCGGTGAGGCGACGCGCCGGCGCGCGCTGCTGAGCCACTGCGAGCGCCTTGCCGAGCGGGGCGTACGCACCCGGCTCGCGGAGCGCGCCGGTGCCGTCAGCGCCGTCGTGGAGCCCCGCACGCGCCCCGTGGCGCCCCGGCTGCGCGCCCTGCCCGGCGGGGTCTCGGCGGCGTCCGGGACGGCCGCGCAGGGGGCCGCGGGGAAGGGGCCCGAGGCCGCGCGGGAGGCCGTGCGGAAGGGGCCCGAGGCCGCGCGGGAGGCCGTGCGCCAGTCCGACGAGCAGAAGCGTGAGCCCCGTAAGAAGCCCACGCCGCCGGAGCACGGCGATCGCGAGGAGCCGAAGCGGAGGGAGCCGGGCCGCCGGGCGCCGCGCCCGGGGCGTCCGGTGCCCACCCCGGCGGAGGTCTTCCCGCCCAAGCGCCGCCGCCCCTCGCCGCCCCCGGAGCACGAGTCGAGGCTCGCGCCCGGCGCCGGGGCCCGCTCCGCCTGACCTGCCGATCCCGGGGCGCCCCGCCGGGACCGGTGCCCGGCTCCGGGAGGCCGCGGCGCGCCGCGTAATCTGGTGGTCTCGAGCAAAAGGAGGCCGAGAGCAATGGATTACGTCTCCGCGCTGGTCCCGCCCGTCGTGATGGCCGTGGCCTTCACCGCGCTCATCGTGACGATGGTGAAGAGCCAGGGCGGCGCCAACAAGTCCAAGGAGGACGCCGCGGTGGACGCCGCGCTGGCGGCCCGCACCGAGGCCGAGCGCCCGGCGCCGGAGCGCGAGACCTCCTGACCGGATCGACCACGCCGGATCACGCCCCGGGACGCCTCGCGTCCCGGGGCGTGCGGCATTTCCCGTCCAACCCTCCCGACATTCGGGACATCTCCCACTATTATTCTCGGTGTGCCTAGGCCATTGGGAGATCTGGAAGACGCGGTCATGACGCGGGTGTGGAAGTGGAACCGCCCGGTCACGGTCCGGGAAGTCCTGGAAGACCTTCAGCGGGAACGCTCGATCGCCTACACGACGGTCATGACCGTAATGGACAACCTGCATCACAAGGGCTGGCTGCGCCGTGAGGTGGAAGGCCGCGCCTATCGATATGCCGCGGTCTCCACGCGCGCCGCCTACTCGGCCGCACTGATGAACGAAGCGTGGTCGACCAGTGACAACCCAGCGGCCGCACTCGTCGCGTTCTTCGGGATGATGTCCGAAGAGCAGCGCGACGCACTACGGGATGCCATGCGTGTCGCACAACTGGGGGAGCCGGGGGAGAGCCCCGGTGAGTCGGGGCGATGACCCGGGGCGATAGCGTCCGCACATGTCCTCCCCACTATCAAAAGTAGTCACCGTCCGCCGTGCCCGGACCAGCGATGTTCGGGCGGTGCGTCGCCTCATCGACTCGTACGTGGACGATCGCATCCTGCTCGACAAAGCCACTGTGACGCTTTACGAGGACATCCAGGAGTTCTGGGTCGCCGAGCGCGACGAGGACGCTGAGGTCATTGGCTGCGGAGCGCTGCACGTCATGTGGGAAGACCTGGCGGAGGTCCGCACTCTCGCCGTCGATCGGACTCTCAAGGGCACCGGTGTAGGGCATCTCGTGCTTGACAAGCTGCTGCAGACCGCGCGCTGGCTGGGCGTGCGGCGAATTTTCTGCCTCACCTTCGAAGTCGACTTCTTCACCGACCACGGCTTCGTGGAGATCGGCGAGACGCCGGTCGACGGCGATGTCTACAGCGAGCTCCTGCGTTCCTATGACGAGGGTGTCGCCGAGTTCCTGGGTCTCGAACGGGTGAAGCCGAACACCCTTGGCAACAGCCGGATGCTTCTGCAACTGTGATCGCGGGCCCTATGTCCGAATCGCTCCCCTATCACATAGCTCCGGAACATGACCTTCCATGAGCCTTCCCGCTTGGTGGATCGGTCGAACCCTGGCGAGGGGTTTGTGTTTTTCCGGGAAAAGCGGTTTCCTATTCTCTCGTAGTGTAATTACCTGGGGGGTGAGTCATCAGCGGCTAACGCCGCGCCCCCGAGCCCCCCGTTTTCCCTGAAAGGAACCCCATGGCACAGAAGGTTCAGGTCCTTCTTGTCGACGACCTCGACGGCGGCGAGGCGGACGAGACCGTGACGTTCGCTCTGGACGGCAAGAGCTACGAGATCGACCTCACCACCACCAACGCGGACAAGCTCCGTGACGCCCTGGAGCCGTTCACCAAGGGCGGCCGGCGCACCGGTGGCCGGGCCTCCGGCGGCCGGGGCAAGGCGCGGGCGGCGGCTGGCGGTGCCGGTCAGGACACCGCGAAGATCCGCGCCTGGGCGAAGGAGAACGGCTACGAGGTCAACGACCGCGGCCGTGTTCCGGCGACCGTCCGTGAGGCGTACGAGAAGGCCAACGGCTGAGCGCGTCACCCTTCCCCGGCTCGCCGCTGCCTGGGCAGTGGCAGGGCGCGCACCAACCGGGCTCGGTGGCACTCCGTGGCCGCCGCGCTCACGAGCCGTACGAGATCGGGGGCGCCCCCATCGCCCCCGAAGCCTGCCCTCGGCAGCGTCGGCTCCACCTCGCCCTTCGCGTCGGGAGGTCGCAGCCATACAGCGGCCTCCTGCGGGCATCGCTCACCGGGCGCCCCGGCGCCCAGGGACGGTGGCCAGGAGTAGGCGGGGCATGGCGCGGTGATCCGGCCTCCGGCGCCGATCGCGCCCAGGTCCAGGGCCACACCGCCCCACTCCAGCCAGTCGAGCAGCTCCGGAAGCTCGTCCGCGCTGCCGGCGGCCACCAGGAGCCGCATCCAGGCGCCCTCCACCGCGACCGGACCGGTCCGCGGTACGCGCCGCAGCATCGCGAAACCGGCCACGGCCGGCAGCTCGATGACGTCGAAGGCCACCCCCGTGAGCAATTCGACGGGATCGCTGCCGGCCGTCGGCCAGCCCAGCTCCCGCTCGTACCAGCGTGACCGGGCGGCCGGTGCGGACGGCTCCGCGCCGTGGGCCCTGAGGATCATGCCCAGCAGAACTCCCCGCCCGCCCGCTTGGTTACGTGGGCGGTGACGTTCGTACGTGATGATCTCCGTGCGCGACGATCTCCGTACGCGATGACGTTCCGTACCGGCTCGTGCGCGCCCCGTGCGCGTGTGGGGTCCTGCAGGGCCGGTGAACGGGCGCAAGGTTGTTCGCCCATAGCGGATGGAACCGGCCCTCACGGCATGGAGTA encodes the following:
- a CDS encoding L-aspartate oxidase — its product is MTRPTGRPAADAAAPALRAPAPGWATEADVVVVGSGVAGLTAALRCAAAGAKVTVVTKARLDDGSTRWAQGGIAAALGEGDTPGQHLDDTLVAGAGLCDEQAVRALVTEGPAAVRRLIATGARFDADDDTGEILLTREGGHHRRRIAHAGGDATGAEISRALVEAVRAAGIETVENALVLDLLKDGSGRAAGVTLHVMGEGQRDGVGAVSADAVVLATGGMGQIFSATTNPAVSTGDGVALALRAGAEVSDLEFVQFHPTVLWLGPEAEGQQPLVSEAVRGEGAHLVDADGVRFMCGQHELAELAPRDIVAKGIMRRMRERGAEHMYLDARHFGAEMWERRFPTILAACRAHGIDPVTEPIPVAPAAHYASGGVRTDLRGRTTVPGLYACGEVACTGVHGANRLASNSLLEGLVFAERIAEDITAGAEFAGSVGRERPAGQTGPSAPAASPAASGDTPLLASEARYEIQHIMTNGAGVLRSAESLARAADRLERVQDDAVAQLRRDGKTAEPGVETWEATNLHLVARVLVAAALRREETRGCHWREDRPERDAAWRRHLLVTLRPDGSLEVRSTDSEAFPPSTTPRAETESRP
- the nadC gene encoding carboxylating nicotinate-nucleotide diphosphorylase — its product is MSSSTSEDRQPSVSLPLLQIGGPGDGGGCGDACGCGGDDGELDPMECGLDPDLAELLIRAGLDPIQVEDIAHMAIEEDLDQGVDVTTVATVPEDAFATGDFTAREAGTVAGLRIAEAILSVVCTDEFEVERHVEDGDRVEPGQRLLTVRTRTRDLLTGERSALNLLCRLSGIATATRAWADALEGTETRVRDTRKTTPGLRALEKYAVRCGGGVNHRMSLSDAALVKDNHVIAAGGVADAFGAVRAEFPDMPIEVEVDTLEQIPPVLAAGADLVLLDNFTPERTREAVELVAGRAALESSGRLTLASARTYAEAGVDYLAVGALTHSSPILDIGLDLREAEEK
- a CDS encoding type III pantothenate kinase, encoding MLLTIDVGNTHTVLGLFDGDEIVEHWRISTDARRTADELAVLLQGLMGMHPLLGEELGDGIAGISICSTVPSVLHELREVTRRYYGDVPSVLVEPGVKTGVPILVDNPKEVGADRIINALAAVELYEGPCVVVDFGTATTFDAVSARGEYVGGVIAPGIEISVEALGVRGAQLRKIELARPRSVIGKNTVEAMQSGILYGFAGQVDGIVRRMARELAQDPEDVTVIATGGLAPMVLGESSVIDEHEPWLTLIGLRLVYERNVSRG
- a CDS encoding BlaI/MecI/CopY family transcriptional regulator, yielding MPRPLGDLEDAVMTRVWKWNRPVTVREVLEDLQRERSIAYTTVMTVMDNLHHKGWLRREVEGRAYRYAAVSTRAAYSAALMNEAWSTSDNPAAALVAFFGMMSEEQRDALRDAMRVAQLGEPGESPGESGR
- a CDS encoding amino-acid N-acetyltransferase, translated to MSSPLSKVVTVRRARTSDVRAVRRLIDSYVDDRILLDKATVTLYEDIQEFWVAERDEDAEVIGCGALHVMWEDLAEVRTLAVDRTLKGTGVGHLVLDKLLQTARWLGVRRIFCLTFEVDFFTDHGFVEIGETPVDGDVYSELLRSYDEGVAEFLGLERVKPNTLGNSRMLLQL
- a CDS encoding histone-like nucleoid-structuring protein Lsr2 is translated as MAQKVQVLLVDDLDGGEADETVTFALDGKSYEIDLTTTNADKLRDALEPFTKGGRRTGGRASGGRGKARAAAGGAGQDTAKIRAWAKENGYEVNDRGRVPATVREAYEKANG
- a CDS encoding SCO3374 family protein, with translation MILRAHGAEPSAPAARSRWYERELGWPTAGSDPVELLTGVAFDVIELPAVAGFAMLRRVPRTGPVAVEGAWMRLLVAAGSADELPELLDWLEWGGVALDLGAIGAGGRITAPCPAYSWPPSLGAGAPGERCPQEAAVWLRPPDAKGEVEPTLPRAGFGGDGGAPDLVRLVSAAATECHRARLVRALPLPRQRRAGEG